Proteins found in one Acidobacteriota bacterium genomic segment:
- a CDS encoding integration host factor subunit beta, with amino-acid sequence MTKAELVEEVSRVSDLTKKHSEVIVDTVFESIIDALKRGEKIELRGFGSFRLRKREPRKGRNPKTGDKVDVPPKRVPYFKPGKELKDLINRETGEPPIDGTPAPPAEGLSGPL; translated from the coding sequence ATGACAAAGGCGGAACTGGTCGAAGAAGTCTCGCGTGTCTCGGACCTCACGAAGAAGCACTCGGAGGTCATCGTCGACACCGTGTTCGAGAGCATCATCGATGCCCTCAAGCGCGGTGAAAAGATCGAGCTGCGCGGATTCGGCAGTTTCCGCCTTCGTAAACGCGAGCCCCGCAAGGGCCGCAACCCGAAGACCGGCGACAAGGTGGACGTGCCGCCCAAGCGCGTCCCGTATTTCAAGCCGGGCAAGGAATTGAAGGACCTGATCAACCGGGAAACGGGGGAGCCGCCGATCGACGGCACCCCGGCCCCGCCCGCCGAAGGCCTCTCCGGCCCCCTGTGA
- a CDS encoding 30S ribosomal protein S1: MAISQDEQNPATEPGAATPAARVPGKQALKTTSPWGHDDDTDPQEYARLLDLYDNSFRNLAEGEVVKGTVLKVTANEVVIDVGYKSEGVIAVEEFLDETGQVIVREGDVVDVLLERTEDREGHIVLSREKAEKMKIWDEVERAFQERKVVIGRVVERIKGGLAVDIGVRAFLPGSQIDVRPVRNLDALKGQELRMRVIKVNKKRGNIVLSRKVLLEEENAEKKKSTLETLAEGKVLRGVVKNITDYGAFIDLGGIDGLLHITDMSWGRVGHPSELFKVNDEIDVVVLKYDQATERVSLGHKQLMADPWTTVMDRFPAGARMAGKVVSLTDYGAFIELEPGVEGLIHVSEMSWSKRVKHPSKILNVGDSVDAMVLGVDPAARRISLGLKQVESNPWHELAEKYPVGTKIKGKVRNLTEFGAFVEVEEDIDGLIHISDMSWSKRVKHPSEVLKKGDVVEAMVLSIDAENQRLSLGLKQLATDIWEDFFARHQVGSTIEGKVVRMTNFGAFVELDEGIEGLIHVSEFDDSQGGEKIDLEVEKSYQMKIIKLSPAERKIGLSIRALTNANYRADYESFSEAQGQGGATLGDHLKHK, from the coding sequence ATGGCAATTTCGCAGGACGAACAAAACCCCGCTACAGAACCAGGCGCGGCGACCCCCGCGGCCCGGGTCCCGGGGAAGCAGGCGCTCAAGACCACGTCACCCTGGGGGCACGACGATGATACCGACCCACAGGAGTATGCCCGCCTGTTGGACCTTTACGATAACAGCTTCCGCAACCTCGCGGAAGGTGAAGTCGTCAAGGGAACCGTTCTCAAGGTCACCGCAAACGAAGTCGTAATCGACGTCGGTTACAAGTCAGAAGGCGTCATTGCCGTCGAGGAGTTCCTCGACGAAACAGGCCAGGTCATTGTTCGCGAGGGCGACGTCGTCGACGTGCTGCTCGAGCGCACCGAAGACCGCGAAGGCCACATCGTTCTCTCGCGCGAAAAAGCCGAGAAGATGAAGATTTGGGACGAAGTCGAGCGCGCCTTCCAGGAACGGAAGGTCGTGATCGGCCGCGTCGTCGAGCGGATCAAGGGCGGCCTCGCGGTGGACATCGGCGTCCGCGCGTTCCTGCCCGGCAGCCAGATCGACGTGCGCCCCGTGCGCAACCTGGACGCCCTCAAGGGCCAGGAACTGCGCATGCGCGTCATCAAGGTCAACAAGAAGCGCGGCAACATCGTGCTCTCGCGCAAGGTTCTGCTCGAAGAGGAGAACGCCGAGAAGAAGAAGTCGACACTCGAGACGCTCGCCGAGGGCAAGGTCCTGCGCGGCGTGGTCAAGAACATCACCGACTACGGTGCGTTCATCGACCTGGGCGGCATCGACGGCCTGCTGCACATCACCGACATGTCGTGGGGCCGCGTCGGCCACCCGTCGGAGCTGTTCAAGGTCAACGACGAGATCGACGTGGTGGTGCTCAAGTACGACCAGGCCACCGAGCGCGTGTCGCTTGGCCACAAGCAGTTGATGGCCGACCCGTGGACCACGGTGATGGATCGCTTCCCGGCCGGCGCCCGGATGGCCGGCAAGGTGGTGAGCCTGACCGACTACGGCGCGTTCATCGAGCTGGAGCCGGGCGTTGAAGGCCTGATCCACGTGAGCGAAATGTCGTGGAGCAAGCGCGTGAAGCACCCGTCGAAGATCCTCAACGTGGGGGATTCGGTTGACGCGATGGTGCTTGGCGTGGACCCCGCGGCGCGCCGCATCTCGCTCGGCCTCAAGCAGGTCGAGAGCAACCCGTGGCACGAGCTGGCCGAGAAATACCCGGTCGGCACGAAGATCAAGGGCAAGGTCCGCAACCTGACCGAGTTCGGTGCGTTCGTGGAAGTCGAAGAAGACATCGACGGCCTGATCCACATCTCGGACATGTCGTGGAGCAAGCGCGTGAAGCACCCGAGCGAAGTGCTCAAGAAGGGTGACGTCGTCGAGGCGATGGTGCTCAGCATCGACGCCGAGAACCAGCGCCTGTCACTGGGCCTCAAGCAGCTTGCGACCGACATCTGGGAAGACTTCTTTGCCCGTCACCAGGTCGGTTCGACCATTGAAGGCAAGGTGGTCCGCATGACCAACTTCGGCGCGTTCGTCGAGCTCGACGAAGGCATCGAGGGCCTGATTCACGTGAGCGAGTTCGACGATTCGCAGGGCGGCGAGAAGATCGATCTGGAAGTCGAGAAGTCGTACCAGATGAAGATCATCAAGCTCAGCCCGGCGGAGCGGAAGATCGGCCTCAGCATTCGGGCACTGACCAACGCCAACTACCGGGCCGACTACGAGTCGTTCTCGGAGGCGCAAGGCCAGGGCGGCGCGACGCTGGGCGATCATCTGAAACACAAGTAA
- a CDS encoding DUF6335 family protein, whose amino-acid sequence MARKKPARPAKKAKKAQKKAAPRAAARKIVKKAAKKAKTTVRKGAKAARAVARKAGKSVKKATVAVKKTVKKAQKSAARAKASATKAATRSKAKAVKVVKKAVVNVKAVKAGARAAVDSLKKPNLDRPRKTVADIHGIPSSLGMAGLASAAHSGGEELRDTLKKNNSASPRLTGGDIDANWQNAESQGDESPGGDNPTPDQDVVDEIGRALGVEYADDEELQGGAEIAERDTHRWELDPASKDDFEDEE is encoded by the coding sequence ATGGCCCGCAAGAAGCCCGCACGGCCCGCCAAGAAGGCCAAGAAGGCCCAGAAGAAGGCCGCGCCGAGAGCCGCCGCTCGGAAAATCGTCAAGAAAGCCGCCAAAAAGGCAAAGACGACGGTCAGAAAGGGCGCCAAGGCCGCTAGGGCGGTCGCCCGCAAGGCCGGCAAGTCCGTGAAGAAGGCCACGGTCGCCGTGAAGAAGACGGTAAAGAAGGCCCAGAAGTCAGCTGCCCGCGCCAAGGCGTCGGCCACCAAGGCCGCAACCAGGTCCAAGGCCAAGGCGGTCAAGGTCGTGAAGAAGGCGGTGGTCAACGTGAAAGCGGTGAAAGCCGGCGCCAGGGCTGCGGTGGACTCCCTCAAGAAGCCCAACCTTGACCGGCCGCGCAAGACCGTGGCCGACATTCACGGCATCCCGTCGAGCCTGGGCATGGCGGGCCTCGCGTCGGCCGCGCACTCCGGTGGCGAGGAACTGCGCGACACCCTGAAAAAGAACAACAGCGCCAGCCCCCGGCTCACCGGCGGCGACATCGACGCCAATTGGCAGAACGCCGAATCGCAGGGCGACGAGTCGCCCGGCGGCGACAACCCGACGCCCGATCAGGATGTGGTCGATGAGATCGGTCGCGCGCTCGGCGTCGAGTACGCCGACGATGAGGAACTGCAGGGTGGCGCCGAGATCGCGGAACGCGATACCCACCGTTGGGAACTCGACCCGGCCTCGAAGGACGACTTCGAAGACGAGGAATAA
- a CDS encoding NAD-dependent succinate-semialdehyde dehydrogenase has product MKSFNVINPATGASIGAAPDATADDARAAIARSVAAFPAWKATTAFERGEILRRWRELILKNEDVIARLMTSEMGKPITESRGEVKYAAGFVDWYAEEGKRAYGDVIPTHAAGKRLLATRQPVGPVYAVTPWNFPAAMVTRKVAPALAAGCTVVLKPAEQSPLTAVLLAQLWVEAGGAADVFQVLTTADPVAVSEPFFADARVRKLTFTGSTEVGKLLYAQAARTVKRVSLELGGHAPFLVFEDADIAAAVTQVMATKFRNAGQTCVCANRIYVHESIRDAFVTKMAEAVRALRVGDPTNDATQVGPLVDRAGLDKVAAHVADAVGKGARAVVGGQAGPGLYFEPTLLVDVAAGMRILEEETFGPVAPVVGFTSEGDVVAAANNTPYGLAAYVWTRDLGRAFRVAETLDYGIVGVNDGLPATPHAPFGGVKASGIGREGGRWGLEEYLDVKYVSIAI; this is encoded by the coding sequence ATGAAATCATTCAACGTTATCAACCCCGCGACCGGCGCCAGCATCGGCGCCGCACCAGACGCGACCGCCGACGACGCCCGAGCCGCGATCGCGCGTTCTGTCGCCGCCTTCCCGGCTTGGAAGGCGACGACGGCGTTCGAACGCGGCGAGATCTTGCGCCGCTGGCGCGAACTCATCCTGAAGAACGAAGACGTTATCGCCCGGCTGATGACCAGCGAGATGGGCAAGCCCATCACCGAGTCGCGTGGCGAGGTGAAGTACGCGGCGGGCTTCGTCGACTGGTACGCCGAAGAAGGCAAGCGCGCGTACGGCGACGTCATCCCGACGCACGCAGCGGGCAAGCGGTTGCTGGCCACGCGGCAACCAGTGGGACCGGTCTACGCGGTCACGCCGTGGAACTTTCCCGCGGCCATGGTCACGCGCAAGGTCGCGCCGGCGCTCGCCGCCGGCTGCACCGTGGTGCTGAAGCCCGCCGAGCAGTCGCCGCTTACCGCGGTGCTGCTCGCGCAGCTATGGGTGGAGGCCGGTGGTGCCGCCGACGTGTTCCAGGTGCTGACCACCGCCGATCCGGTGGCGGTGTCCGAGCCGTTCTTCGCCGACGCGCGCGTGCGCAAGCTGACCTTCACCGGCAGCACCGAAGTGGGGAAGCTGCTCTACGCCCAGGCCGCGCGCACAGTGAAGCGCGTCTCGCTCGAGCTGGGCGGGCACGCGCCCTTCCTGGTGTTCGAGGATGCCGACATCGCGGCGGCTGTCACCCAGGTGATGGCGACCAAGTTCCGCAATGCGGGCCAGACGTGCGTGTGCGCCAACCGCATCTACGTGCATGAATCCATTCGTGATGCGTTCGTCACGAAGATGGCCGAGGCCGTGCGCGCGTTGCGCGTCGGCGATCCGACCAACGACGCGACGCAGGTCGGCCCCCTGGTCGATCGCGCGGGCCTCGACAAGGTCGCCGCCCACGTCGCCGACGCGGTGGGGAAGGGGGCGCGCGCCGTCGTGGGTGGACAGGCCGGACCGGGCCTGTACTTCGAGCCGACGCTGCTGGTCGATGTCGCCGCCGGCATGCGCATTCTCGAAGAGGAGACCTTCGGTCCAGTGGCGCCGGTAGTCGGCTTCACGTCCGAGGGGGACGTGGTCGCCGCGGCCAACAACACGCCGTACGGCCTGGCCGCGTACGTCTGGACGCGCGACCTGGGCCGCGCGTTTCGCGTGGCCGAAACGCTGGATTATGGAATTGTCGGGGTCAACGACGGGTTGCCGGCGACGCCCCACGCGCCGTTTGGCGGCGTGAAGGCGTCGGGCATTGGTCGCGAAGGCGGCCGCTGGGGCCTCGAGGAATATCTCGACGTGAAGTACGTGTCGATCGCGATATAA
- a CDS encoding pyridoxal-dependent decarboxylase, with the protein MTPEEFRKAGHALIDWIADYRATVESRKVIAQSAPGDVKAMLPPAPPKQGEAFESIAADIDRVVMPGITNWQHPRFFGYFPSNGLFSSVLGDLLSSGLGVIGLAWQSSPALTEVEEVTVDWMRQMLGLSGAWSGVLNDTASTSTLVALLCARERATNYSLARGGLQAEPKPLIVYTSAQSHSSVEKAALLAGFGRDQVRLVPHDTAFAMRPYALDALIQADLAAGNQPCAVVATTGTTTSTALDPLAAIAQITTKYGVWLHVDAAMAGSAMILPECRFMWDGVEQADSLIVNAHKWLGAVFDCTLYFVRDPEHLVRVMSTNPSYLQTAADGRVKNYRDWGLPLGRRFRALKLWFLIREQGVEGLQSRLRRDIENAEWLEQQIKATPGWKVLAPVPLQTLCVRHEPGWLSDEALDAHTQAWAARVNQSGAAYLTPALLDGRWMVRVSIGAEQTERVHVEQLWALMQQAATSGERGL; encoded by the coding sequence ATGACCCCCGAAGAGTTTCGCAAAGCCGGTCACGCGCTGATCGACTGGATTGCCGACTATCGGGCGACCGTAGAGTCGCGCAAGGTGATCGCCCAGTCCGCGCCCGGCGACGTCAAGGCGATGTTGCCACCGGCACCACCGAAACAGGGCGAGGCCTTCGAGTCGATTGCCGCCGACATCGATCGGGTCGTGATGCCGGGGATCACCAACTGGCAGCATCCGCGCTTCTTTGGGTACTTCCCCTCGAATGGCCTGTTCTCGAGCGTCCTTGGCGACCTGCTGAGCTCTGGCCTTGGCGTGATCGGCCTCGCCTGGCAATCGAGCCCCGCGCTGACCGAAGTCGAAGAGGTCACGGTCGACTGGATGCGGCAAATGCTGGGACTGAGCGGCGCCTGGAGCGGCGTGCTCAACGACACGGCATCAACGAGCACGCTGGTGGCCCTGTTATGCGCCCGCGAGCGGGCGACCAACTACAGTCTCGCCCGCGGCGGCTTGCAGGCCGAACCCAAACCGCTCATCGTCTACACCTCGGCCCAGAGTCACAGCTCGGTCGAGAAGGCCGCGCTGCTCGCCGGTTTCGGCCGGGACCAGGTGCGCCTGGTGCCGCACGACACGGCCTTTGCGATGCGTCCCTACGCGCTCGACGCGCTGATCCAGGCGGACCTGGCCGCCGGCAACCAGCCTTGCGCCGTGGTGGCGACGACCGGCACCACGACCTCGACCGCGCTCGATCCGCTCGCGGCAATTGCGCAGATCACCACCAAGTACGGCGTGTGGCTGCACGTGGATGCGGCGATGGCCGGTTCGGCGATGATTTTGCCCGAGTGCCGCTTCATGTGGGACGGGGTCGAGCAGGCTGACTCCCTGATCGTCAACGCGCACAAGTGGCTCGGCGCGGTCTTCGACTGCACGCTCTACTTCGTTCGCGACCCCGAACACCTGGTGCGGGTGATGTCCACGAACCCGAGCTACTTGCAGACCGCGGCCGATGGGCGCGTGAAGAACTACCGCGACTGGGGCTTGCCTCTTGGACGGCGCTTCCGCGCGCTGAAGTTGTGGTTCCTGATTCGCGAACAAGGTGTCGAGGGATTGCAGTCGCGGCTCCGCCGTGACATCGAGAACGCGGAGTGGCTCGAGCAGCAGATCAAGGCGACGCCCGGCTGGAAGGTGTTGGCGCCGGTGCCGCTGCAAACATTGTGCGTGCGCCACGAGCCCGGTTGGCTGAGCGACGAAGCGCTCGATGCGCACACCCAGGCCTGGGCCGCGCGCGTCAACCAGTCCGGCGCGGCCTACTTGACGCCGGCCCTCCTCGACGGCCGCTGGATGGTGCGCGTTTCGATTGGCGCGGAACAAACCGAGCGCGTCCACGTCGAGCAGCTGTGGGCGCTGATGCAACAGGCCGCGACGTCCGGAGAGCGGGGGCTTTAG
- the cmk gene encoding (d)CMP kinase yields the protein MKNLIIAIDGPSGAGKGTLARTLATRLGYLHVDTGAMFRSVAWKAAHDGLSLDDDAAVSALAETAVLEQVEGRIAIDGHDVTRAIRTPEIDTAAASVARLPRVREVLVARQRALGAGGAVVMEGRDIGTVVFPDADLKIYLDASAEERARRRTSDTAHTGGSDGLANVQSELAARDQADSTRAVAPLTLAKDAVYIDTTEMPLEVVVNHVMMLLLDKIEI from the coding sequence GTGAAGAACCTCATCATCGCAATCGATGGGCCGTCGGGCGCCGGCAAGGGCACCCTGGCCCGCACGCTGGCCACCCGACTTGGCTATTTGCACGTCGACACCGGGGCGATGTTTCGCTCGGTGGCGTGGAAGGCCGCACACGACGGCTTGTCGCTGGACGACGATGCGGCGGTGTCGGCGCTGGCCGAGACGGCGGTGCTCGAGCAGGTCGAGGGGCGGATTGCGATTGACGGGCACGATGTGACCCGGGCCATTCGCACCCCCGAGATCGACACGGCCGCCGCGTCGGTCGCCCGCCTGCCGCGCGTGCGCGAGGTGCTGGTCGCGCGCCAGCGCGCCCTGGGCGCCGGCGGCGCGGTCGTGATGGAAGGCCGCGACATCGGCACCGTGGTGTTCCCGGACGCCGACCTGAAGATCTACCTGGATGCGTCGGCCGAGGAGCGGGCACGGCGCCGAACCTCCGACACCGCGCACACCGGCGGCAGCGATGGCCTGGCGAACGTGCAAAGCGAGCTGGCGGCCCGCGACCAGGCCGACTCAACCCGTGCCGTGGCGCCGCTGACGCTGGCCAAGGACGCCGTCTACATCGATACCACCGAGATGCCGCTCGAGGTGGTCGTCAACCACGTGATGATGTTGCTGCTCGACAAGATCGAGATCTGA